The nucleotide sequence AATTTGAGTATCCCGTTGAATGGGGCTTGGATTTGCAGTCGGAACATGAGCGATATTTAGCTGAGGAATTGTTTAAAAAGCCAACGATCGTCACTGATTATCCAACGCAAATCAAAGCGTTTTATATGCGTCTCAGTGATGATGAAAAAACAGTTCGGGCGATGGATATTCTCGCACCTAAAATTGGGGAAATTATCGGCGGATCGCAGCGAGAAGAACGGCTGGACGTTTTAGAGCGTCGCATCGTACAGCAAGGATTAGATCCTGCAACTTATTGGTGGTATCTGGATTTACGGCGCTACGGAACTGTGCCTCATGCTGGATTTGGTTTAGGGTTTGAGCGATTGGTGCAATTTATGACAGGAATGGCGAATATTCGCGATGTGATTCCATTCCCTCGAACACCTCAAAACGTGGAGTTTTAGCGTGAGAACAATCAAGATCATTGTTGAAAAACATTCAGACGGCTATATTGCTTATCCTCTAGGAATCGAAGGTGTTGTCGTTGGAGAAGGCGACACCTATGAAGAGGCGTTAGCGGATGTTAAATCGGCAGTTCGTTTTCATGTTGAGACGTTTGGAGAGAAGGTTCTCGATCCTGAGTCGCTCGTGCTAGAAGCCTTTGTTGCTGAGGCAGCGCTCTAAATGCCCAAATTTCCACAAGATGCGCCAAAAGCAAGAGTGCTTCGGGCACTTGAATCGCTTGGTTTTCAAGTAGTACGGGAGAAGCAGCATATTTCGATGAGCTGAAAAAACGAAGATGGAACAGAAACGCCCTTGACGCTGCCAAATCATCGTCAAATCAAAGCCTCAACGCTGCGATCGATTTGCACACAAGCTAGTATCTCACGCGAAGAGTTTTTACAAGCTTATGAAGAGAATTGATACAGCACTATGAAGATATCAACTTTTGCAACGATCGATTGAGCGATCGCAATATCTTCGGTTGAAATCTGTAAACTCCATAACACTTAAGGTACAGTTCAAACAATTGCTTGCACAATTAAAATAACAGGCGATATTTGTGATCCCGCTCTGTTCATTGAAGCGATGGCAATAACAAACCGACTGCCCCAACAAGCTGA is from Cyanobacteria bacterium FACHB-DQ100 and encodes:
- a CDS encoding type II toxin-antitoxin system HicB family antitoxin, producing the protein MRTIKIIVEKHSDGYIAYPLGIEGVVVGEGDTYEEALADVKSAVRFHVETFGEKVLDPESLVLEAFVAEAAL